One genomic window of Anaplasma centrale str. Israel includes the following:
- a CDS encoding ATP-dependent helicase, whose product MEHCDFPVDDAQHMSGCNPEESFLLSLNEEQKEAVFCVDGPVLILAGAGTGKTRTITSRMGYIIKRGLAFPSQILAVTFTNKAAREMLVRVSEIVDTTGIWLGTFHAIAARILRSNAERVGLRRDFTVIGPDDQLQLIKAIVNDTQPGHPAEECKKMMHAIQRWKEKGLLPAGVTDTELQKCPNIVRDVYYEYQERLKALNCADFGDLLLYNVSMFSAHADVLSHYQEQFKYVMVDEYQDINTVQYLWLRLIVQKRKNICCVGDDDQSIYSWRGAEVGNILRFADDFPEAKIVRLECNYRSTSNILCAASAIINNNKSRLGKKLWTTNHAGQKVGLMKFWDGRMEAQFISEYIKGSSEYRFDETAILVRAGFQTRVFEEYLVRCGIPYKIIGSTKFYDRQEIKDLVAYLRVVTNPKNDIAFERIVNKPKRQLGASTVAKMRAYARDNRLSLLESGESMIRFGLLPERTSNTLQNLLDKFKCWRETLDTTSLTTVMQAIAEGSGYMNMLKDEGDAGASKIENIRELFAAVGNFENATKFLEHISLVTEVDSPEQANNHVYLMTLHAAKGLEFPLVFLPGWEEGVFPHEKSIHDSTGNALEEERRLAYVGMTRAREQLFISCVAVREVNNWRQPMKISRFIKELPAEHVQVLKNVDGSMQHGC is encoded by the coding sequence ATGGAACATTGTGACTTCCCAGTAGATGATGCCCAGCATATGTCGGGGTGCAATCCAGAGGAAAGTTTTCTGCTATCCTTAAACGAGGAGCAGAAGGAGGCCGTTTTTTGTGTTGATGGGCCTGTTCTTATCTTAGCGGGAGCTGGAACAGGTAAAACTCGCACCATAACCTCAAGGATGGGTTATATCATCAAGCGTGGGCTCGCGTTTCCCAGCCAGATTCTGGCAGTAACATTCACAAATAAAGCCGCGCGGGAGATGCTTGTTCGAGTGAGCGAGATTGTCGATACCACTGGTATATGGCTGGGAACATTTCACGCAATTGCGGCCAGAATACTGCGTAGCAACGCGGAGCGAGTCGGCCTAAGGAGAGATTTTACAGTCATAGGCCCAGATGACCAGCTGCAGCTCATAAAAGCCATTGTGAATGATACACAACCCGGGCACCCCGCAGAGGAATGCAAAAAAATGATGCATGCGATACAGAGGTGGAAAGAAAAGGGGCTACTACCCGCAGGTGTTACAGATACGGAATTGCAAAAGTGCCCTAACATAGTGCGTGACGTGTATTATGAGTATCAGGAACGGCTAAAGGCCCTCAACTGCGCTGACTTTGGCGATCTTCTTCTGTACAACGTATCGATGTTCAGTGCCCATGCAGACGTCCTTTCCCACTATCAGGAACAGTTTAAGTATGTGATGGTAGATGAATATCAGGACATTAACACAGTACAATACTTGTGGCTCAGACTAATCGTCCAAAAACGTAAAAACATCTGCTGTGTCGGGGATGATGACCAGTCTATCTACAGTTGGCGCGGAGCTGAAGTTGGGAACATACTGAGGTTTGCCGACGATTTTCCTGAAGCGAAGATCGTCAGGTTGGAATGTAACTACCGCTCAACCTCTAACATATTGTGTGCAGCCTCCGCAATTATAAACAACAACAAGTCCAGGCTGGGTAAAAAACTTTGGACCACAAACCATGCGGGGCAAAAAGTTGGCCTCATGAAATTCTGGGATGGCAGGATGGAAGCGCAGTTTATTAGTGAGTACATAAAAGGCTCCAGCGAATACAGATTTGACGAAACTGCAATACTCGTCAGGGCCGGGTTTCAAACCAGAGTGTTCGAGGAGTATTTGGTCAGGTGTGGAATTCCTTACAAAATCATAGGTAGCACCAAGTTCTACGACAGACAGGAAATAAAAGATCTCGTAGCATACCTCAGGGTGGTAACGAACCCTAAAAATGACATAGCGTTTGAGAGGATAGTGAATAAACCGAAGCGGCAGCTTGGAGCCTCTACGGTCGCAAAAATGCGGGCATACGCCAGGGACAATAGGTTGTCTTTGCTCGAGTCTGGGGAGTCTATGATACGCTTCGGACTACTGCCAGAAAGGACCTCCAATACTCTGCAAAATCTGCTCGACAAATTCAAATGCTGGCGAGAAACCTTGGACACTACATCTCTAACAACCGTGATGCAGGCTATAGCTGAGGGTTCTGGCTATATGAACATGCTGAAAGACGAGGGGGATGCCGGCGCATCGAAAATCGAAAACATTAGAGAATTGTTCGCCGCCGTGGGGAACTTTGAGAATGCAACCAAGTTTTTAGAGCACATCAGCTTGGTAACGGAGGTAGACTCACCCGAGCAGGCCAACAACCATGTGTACCTGATGACTTTGCACGCGGCTAAGGGCCTGGAATTCCCACTGGTGTTTCTACCCGGCTGGGAGGAGGGAGTGTTCCCCCACGAAAAATCTATACATGACTCCACTGGAAATGCCCTGGAAGAAGAACGTCGCCTTGCGTACGTGGGCATGACCAGAGCACGAGAGCAGCTGTTTATATCCTGCGTCGCGGTGAGGGAGGTAAACAACTGGAGGCAGCCCATGAAGATATCGCGATTCATAAAGGAGCTCCCTGCAGAGCACGTGCAAGTTCTAAAAAATGTAGATGGCTCCATGCAGCATGGTTGTTAG